The genomic interval TGACGAGCGCGACTCTCATGCGACCCTCGCTTTATGCCGGCCCGCAGTCGGCAACGCGGTCTCGTTCAACCAGGCGTCCAGGTTCCGCAGGCCGTCACGCCAGCGGACCTGTGCTTTCCAGCCTGTGGCCGCGATGAACGCGGAAGTATCGCTGACATAATAAAGCTGATCACCTGTCCGCTCCGCGCTGAACGCGATCCTGACGGGTCTGCCGAGCAGGCTTTCCATCTCATCGAGAACCTGGAGCAGGCTTACGGCATTGGCCGCCCCCCCGCCCAGGTTGAAGGGCTGCCCCCGCAGCGTATCGATGTTCGTCAGCGCCTTGCGATATGCGGTGACGGCGTCGGCGACGTGGAGCACATCTCTTACCTGCCGCCCATCGCCGAAAATAGTCAGCGCCTCATCGGCCCGCGCGCGTATCAGGAAATGTGCGATCCATCCCTGATCCTCGGTGCCGAACTGCCGGGGACCGTAAATGCAGCTCATACGCAGTACTGTCGCGGGAATATCGAAAGTCTGCGCATAATCCAGAACGTACTGATCGGCAGCACCTTTCGAGCAGCCATACGGCGTGCAGAAATCGAGTGGCTGCGCCTCGGAGACGCCATGCGTGCGCGTGGCGGTATCGACCGGCCCCCATCGGCCATCGACCAGGATGAATTCATGCCGGGACAGGTCGCCATACACCTTGTTCGTGCTTGCAAAAATGACCGGTGGCGGGGCCGGCCGATTGCGCACGGCTTCGAGCACGTTTAACGTGCCCTTCGCATTAATATCGAAGTCACTTTCCGGCAACGAGAGACTGGTCGTCACGGCAACCTGCGCGGCAAAATGATACACCGCGCTTGCCGAACCGACTGCCGCATCGACAGCAGTCTTGTCCCGCACGTCCGCGATGGCGGCGGCGACTTTCCGCGGATGGCGACGCCGGAGCCATTCAAGGTTTTCTTCGACGCCGGGGCGGGAAAGTGCATCGAACACGAGCACGTCCTGGCCATCCGCGGCCAGCGAATCGGCGAGATTGCTGCCGATAAATCCGGCGCCGCCTGTGATCACGACCGGCCGGGTTTTGCCCACGATGGCGGGGGCGCTCATAAGCCGCTTCACATCCTTCACGGCTTCCAGCCCGTCTTTCTCCAACAGGCGGGCGGTAAGTTTAGGTACGCCGTCGGCGTCATACAGACCGAAATGATAATGACGCGGATCGAAGCGGAGTCCGTCCTGGGTCGGTACGGCCGGATGAATGTCCTCCAGCATGTACCAGTAGACTCTGGTTACGGGCGCTTCCATGGCGTCAAGAAAACAATGGGCGTACGGGGCCGGGTCGTTGCGCCAGGAGGAATAGCCGACTTCGGTGAGCCAGATTTCCGCCTGAATGTCCAGATCCTGCAACAGGGCGCGAACGGCGGTTACCTGCTCGCGCCACGGCTGCCAAAGTGTTTCCGCCGATTCCCATGTTCCGGGAAAGCCGTGTAATCCGATGGCGTCGCACTTTGCGAGGACACCACGTTCCCCGATCGTCTTTAGCCAATTGAGGTCTGTCGGGCAGGGGCCGCCGAGCAACGTCTTCCATCCGCGCTGCTGCGCCCAATGGGCCGCCGCGCCGATCATCTGGCAATAAATGTTCCAGTCGGGATCCGCCCGCCAGTCCCAGTCGTTCAGATTATTCGGTTCGTTCCAGAGTTCGATCCATTCGAAATACTGTCCGTAGCGGTCGAGGACCAGGTCAATAAAGTCGGCGTAATCGAGCGGACGGCGTGGCGGTCCCGACGTACGTCCTGTCCGGGAAAGGCTCGGCGGCGTGTAGTGGATACAGGGAAGAACGTCGGCCTTTGCGGCAACATGCGGTATCAGCCAGTCATACCAGTCACCGTTTTCTGTGTGGAAATCCGCCCAGGAAAGATGCGTCCGCAGACGCCGGATGCCGATCCGCTGCATCCTTTCGATTGACTGGTCCACGCGATCCCTGTCGCCGACACGGAACCATTCGACAACGCCTAGCGGCTCACCGCTCCCACTGTGGACCGTCACGAAACCAGCCCCCGGACTTCGAGTTCGGCACGGGCGGCATCAACGCCATCAAATGCCTCCTGAGTCGCG from Alphaproteobacteria bacterium carries:
- a CDS encoding NAD-dependent epimerase/dehydratase family protein — encoded protein: MTVHSGSGEPLGVVEWFRVGDRDRVDQSIERMQRIGIRRLRTHLSWADFHTENGDWYDWLIPHVAAKADVLPCIHYTPPSLSRTGRTSGPPRRPLDYADFIDLVLDRYGQYFEWIELWNEPNNLNDWDWRADPDWNIYCQMIGAAAHWAQQRGWKTLLGGPCPTDLNWLKTIGERGVLAKCDAIGLHGFPGTWESAETLWQPWREQVTAVRALLQDLDIQAEIWLTEVGYSSWRNDPAPYAHCFLDAMEAPVTRVYWYMLEDIHPAVPTQDGLRFDPRHYHFGLYDADGVPKLTARLLEKDGLEAVKDVKRLMSAPAIVGKTRPVVITGGAGFIGSNLADSLAADGQDVLVFDALSRPGVEENLEWLRRRHPRKVAAAIADVRDKTAVDAAVGSASAVYHFAAQVAVTTSLSLPESDFDINAKGTLNVLEAVRNRPAPPPVIFASTNKVYGDLSRHEFILVDGRWGPVDTATRTHGVSEAQPLDFCTPYGCSKGAADQYVLDYAQTFDIPATVLRMSCIYGPRQFGTEDQGWIAHFLIRARADEALTIFGDGRQVRDVLHVADAVTAYRKALTNIDTLRGQPFNLGGGAANAVSLLQVLDEMESLLGRPVRIAFSAERTGDQLYYVSDTSAFIAATGWKAQVRWRDGLRNLDAWLNETALPTAGRHKARVA